ACCACCAACTCTTTGGGTCAATACATTTTTTCAAATGCGCCTCCTCCCGCAGATAACCCATTTCCAAATTCTTTTATCTATGGAATCAATGAATTGACTGAAAATGAAACTTACACGGTCAGAATTCCAGACTATTCCTCTCAAATCGGATTAGTTAATTTATTAGCTACCACAGCACCAGGTATAAATCCTTTACTCCATGAAATTGACAACAACGGATTACAAAATGGTATACACATCGAAACCCAATTAAAATCAGGGCTTTTTGGTCATAATAACCACAGCATTGATTTTGGATTTAATCCACAGATGCATGGAGAAGTGTCCAATCCACGTATTAATATTTCTCCTTGCAACGGTCAACTGGGAAGTTTTGATCTGGACATCACAGTCGATGTCATGAATGGACCTGTTGGAGACTTAATGGTGGTCTTATCCACTGGTGAAAAAAGGAGAGTACCCGGTAAATCAATGGGAACCATTCAATATACCTTTAAAAATATTCCAACCAATGGGATTGAAGATGTGACTCTGCAAATATACTATGTAAATGATACCACCATTCGATTAGAAATCCCCAATGCTTTTGATCAACCCGCACCCTGCTGTGAGAACAATTATCAGATTTGCACCAATCGAGAAAATATTATTGAACTTTCTGCACCCGATGGCTTTCAATTTTATTGTTGGTACATCTCGAGTTCGGGAACTGTCATCAGTAAGTTACAAAATTTACCCATCTTAAGTACTACTGCAGGATTGGAAGACAGTGTGGAAACTTATTATTTTATCGCGATCGATTCATTGGGCGATACCATCAGACAACATTGTGGTTACACCATCACTATGATTGAATGTTGTGGCATAAAAGTAACAAATCAATTCCAAACCGAATGCAATAACAATGGTACATTGTATGATTTGACAGATGATTGGTTTGCAGTTTTTCTGCAAGTGGACAATCCTGATCCTGGTTTATCCAACCAGTTTGAAGTGGTCTTTAATGGCGATGTTATGAAAACCATTCCTTATGGAAGTGGCGATGTGGTGGGTACTTCCATTAATCGACCCTTCAAAGCAGATGGGCAATCAATCTACAAAATTATCATTCGAGACGTGGATAATCCAACCTGTCAGGATTCTGTTATAACTGCAATTAGCAGCTGTCCGGCGCCACAGATCAAGTTGGAAAAAAGTTTAATTTCAACTGAAGTTCAATCAGATGCAAGTTACATCGTCAGATATAGAATAACTGTACACAACGAAGGAGATGATGTTGGTTTTTATAATCTCATTGATGATCCTGAATTCGACAATGATTTGATTATCAATTCAAGCTTTTACACCACCAACATTCCAGGCAAAGGGGGTGCCGCACTTTTAGGAACCGGACCATGGACTTTGGTCAGCAATCAGTTAATCCAACCGGGAACGACACACACAATTTCTATTACATTTAATGTACGCGCAGAATTAAGCCAGAATTCTCAAGGAGATGGAATCTATACGCCATGTGGCACTGCGTTAGGAAATCTGCCTTCTTCAGGAGAGGGTTTGTTTAACAGAGCTTTATTGGATCTTGGAGCCGACGGATCTAATGACTTAATCGACACCGTTTGTGCAGAATTGGCCATTTTAACATTGGACAAAGAAATTTTAAGCACAAATCAAACAGAAAAAAATCAACACGAAATTCTATACAGAATAATTGTAAAGAATAATGGTGGTATATCGGGCAGCTATAACTTAATTGACAGACCGGGATGGGATGATGATATTAGCATTACCAGTGCCGAACTGAAAACTAGTTTTGGAATGGAAATCCTATTACCCAATAATGTGCCCTTGATTGGATGGATAATTGCACAAAATAGATCCCTTAATCCATTGGGATCAGATACATTTCTATTAACGATCCATGGTGAATTGGATTTGAACCCTTCTAGTTTGGGTAATAATAGCTACAGAACTTGTGGATGGACAAATCCGTTGATTCCAAGAACTGGTGAGGGTCTTTTTAATGTTGCGATGTTGGATCTCACCAATGACCTTCGTCCTGAAAGAAGAGACAGCATTTGCGGTGATCTTTCCCAAATCATCCATACAAAATCAATTTCTGGTTCAAATTACCATTCTGACGGTACCCAGACTTTGACTTATCAAATATTGGTGGCCAATGAAGGTGGCAAATCGACCCAATATTCTTTGTGGGATAAGCCTCAATTTGATGACGACATTGTAATATTGGATGCAAAATATACCATCAATTCTGAACCAGAGCAAACCATTGGTAATATTCTTCCTTCTTCTGGATGGCAATTGGTTTCCCAAAAATCTCTCGATGGCTCAAAGGTTGATACTATTCTCCTACAAGTCCATTTAATGCTCGATTTAAGCGATTCAAGTCCGGGAGATCAAGTGTTCAATGACTGTCAATATTTTGGAGACCAATACATCCCTGAGAATGGCTTATTCAATGAATCCCTATTGGATTACAATTCTGATGGTATACCAGATCAGAGAGATACCGTTTGCTCTCAGTTTGATTATTATGATTTGGCACTCCGAAAAATTAGTCTCAACATCAATCCTGTCAATAAAGGATCCAATGCTGCATTTAGGATAACGGTTTTCAATCAAGGAAATCAAATCGCAAAGAAAATTCAAATTTTAGATTATTTGACTTTGGCTTATGTCTTTGATCCCAACAACAATCCGGGTTGGGTAAAAACCAATGACAGCACCCTCAGCTTTGAGATAAGTGAATTGGCTCCGGGTGATTCCTTGAACATTGACCTCATTCTTCAGACAAGCTCGTTTATTCAAGATAAACCATTTGACATCAATGCCTCTGAAATTGGCTCCTTCCTATCCATCGAACTTAAACAAACAGTAGATGTGGACTCGTCGCCAGATGCTGATAAATACAATGACAATCAACCAACACCCAATGGACCGGATGATGATCAGATTGCAGGAAAAAGAAAATTTAGAATTCATGAAGATGAGGATGACCACGACGTTGCCACAACTTCATTTTTTGACCTTGCACTAAGAAAAGTATTGGTGACTCCGCCACCTTATAGATACAATGACATTCTCAACTTTAAAATATCGATATACAACCAAGGTAATGTGGCATCCAGCAAAGTAGATATTGTGGATTATATACCAAAAGGATACCAGTTTGAACCTTCAATCAATCCTGGATGGTCCTACCATGGAGATAAAGCAATTTACACCCATACCCAAGAAATTGTTCCAGGTGATAGCGCTGAAATTTTTATTTATCTGACTTTTATTCAGACAGATCATCCTTCAAAATGGATAAACGAAGCAGAAATACAACATTCCTACATCAAATATTTTCACTTGATTTATTTTGTACAAAATGATCTGGACAGCAAGCCTGATTCAATAAAAGGAAATGATGCCGGAGGTTATGTCAAATCAGATTCTGATGATCATATCAACGATGATGGACTGGATTATAATCTTGATGGAATCACAGATGAAGACGATCACGACCCTGCTGTACCTTTTGTTTGGGACCTTGCGCTCGTTAAATATCTAAAATCTGTTGCGCCCCATTTTCCAGAACAAAATCTTGAATTTGTCATTACGATTCACAATCAGGGGACAGATACGGTCGGTAGTGTGGGCATTCTAGACTACCTTACTTTGGCCTATCAATTTGACCAAAGTTTAAATCCGGGTTGGGTACAGAATGGCAAGTTCTTAGAATATTTTCTTCAAAGCAAAATAAATCCTGGTGATAGTGCATCGATTTCATTGTTTTTGAAACTAAATAAAGGCAAAAGGCCTTTGGACGATTACATTAATTATGCTGAAATAAAAAGTTCCTCGGACATTAGAGGCAACGATCGAACAGGGTTTGATTTGGACAGTGAAGAAAGCTCAGACAGTGATGAAGAGAGAACAGTTATTCCGGGTGGATTGGATGACAATAACACCTTGAGGAATGGTGCAGCTGGTGTAGAGGATGACCATGACCCCGCCGTACCAGAAATATTTGATTTGGCTTTGCGCAAAACCTTACTGACAAATACACCGGTGAAATACGGTCAGGAAATCGAATTTAAAATTACCATCTTCAACCAGGGTTTAATTGCTGCAAGTGAGATAGAAATTGTCGATTATCTTCCAGAGGGCTTGGAATTTGTATTACAGGCTAATTGGAATTACAATCCGGTCAACAGAAAAGCATACTATATTTGGTCTGGAATTTTAGAATCAGGTGACAGTATTGAATTGTCCATCCGATTAAGGGTGCACTCCAAATATTCTGGTGGAATGGAATTGACCAATTATTCTGAGATTAAATCTGCCAAAGATTATTCAGGTTTAATTTACACCAGAGATATTGATTCATTTTTTGATGAGGATCCTTTCAATGATATTGGAGGTGAAGTGGAGTCAGCTACTGACAACCATATTACAGACGATGGCTTTGATTCTGATCAGGATGGAATTCAGGACGAAGATGACCATGATCCAAGCTTTGTTCCTTTGGTTGATTTTGCACTAATCAAAGAAATACTTACTCCATATTCTGTTGCAGTTGGTGATACTGTACTTTTTAAGATGGTTGTATACAACCAAGGAAACATACCCAGTAGCAGAATCACAGTAATTGATTATATAAATCATGCATTTGAATTTCCAACCAATCAATTTCCAGGATGGGCTTATAACCTACAAAACAATATGGAATATACCTTTCAAAATACCTTGTTACCAGGTCAATCTGATTCAGTATATCTTCGATTAAAAATAGGCCAAGTGAATCAGGTTTCTGATTTATTCAACTATGCAGAAATTCTCAGGGTTTGGGATACCATTCATCAGGAAATTGCCCATTTGGACGCAGATAGTTATCCCGGATCCAATACTGCACGAGAGCAAGAAGTAATCCCCAGTCATCCCTGGGATAATGTGAAGGATCAGGGTGGTAATGCGGTCAATCAAGACGAAGATGATCACGATGTTGCAGGAGTTTTCGGCAGAGCAAAACTCGGTGATATGGTTTGGCATGACAAAAATGCAAATGGAATCATGGATTTTGGGGAAGAAGCAATCAAAGGGATTGTGGTTCAATTATTTTCTTTGCCCAATAAATCCTTCATCAAATCAACCAGTACCAATTCAAATGGAAAGTATTTATTTGAAGATTTACCTCCAGGTAATTACTATGTTCGATTTATTGTTCCCTCGCCGTGGATAGTTACTTCGGCCCTGTCAGGTAGTAATCATGAATTAGATTCTGACCTGGACGGAACTTTTGGCAATGGGACCACCAGAATGATTACACTCAATGCCGGAGACGAAGATCTAAGTTGGGATCTTGGATTGTATCAGTGTATGCAAATATCAGGTGCAATATTTTATGACAACAACAAGGACGGGATTAGACAAGCCAATGAAAGTGGAATCAATGGATTGACCATATACCTACATGATCTATCGACCAAAAAAGTAATCACGACAACTCGGACAGCTTATGACGGGAAAGAACCTGTTTTCCATGATGGAAACTATAGGTTTTGCGTAAAACCTGGCGCCTACTACATTCGGGCTCATGCACTTTCCGGATTTGTTGTTACAAAATTCCAACAAGGAACTGATCAAAAAATAGATTCTGATTTATCTGAACAATTTGGACCATTTACCAGTATTCCAATTTCAGGATTATCTTGTGACACCATTTCAAATCTTGGAGGGGGAGTTTTCAATCCCAATTGGATAAAACTTGAAAAAGAACAAATCGAAAAATGGGATGGCAATGTTGATGATTCCAATAATTTCTACTCAATTACCAATAAGGATACTGACCATAATGACATTGTAATTTACCCAAATCCGGCACACAATGAACTCTATCTACATTATCCATGTGATTCAGAAAAAGGTTTTCTAGTGGAAATAATGAACCTGTATGGCCAAAACGTTCCAATATTTAAGATGGAATATGATCAGAAAAATGAATATCAAAAATTCGACATAAGTCATCTCCTCGACGGAACTTATCTTATAAAAGTAATTTGCAACGATGTACAAACTTACAGAATGCTGCAAAAAATATCCTCACGATAATTTTTACAAGGTAGAAGGCAAACGAATTCTCCTGATTCGTTTGCCGGTTGTATCAAACCACAATTCATCGGTGCAGTTGGGATCACCATGGTAGTTTACTGTAATTTCAATTCCGGGCAGAATATCTTCAATGGCATAAAAATCAATATTTCCGTTTTCTTCATCGTAGACAAATTCTGCATTCGGTTGATACGAATGATTGTAAATCGAACCAAAACCCAAAGCAATTGCCGCTTCCTGATCAAATTTCCCCCAAACAAAATAATAATCGTGAAGTTCGGTCTGATGAATGACATCCACCTCGTTCTCAGGGATGACAATGACTGGGCAAACTTCAATGAGATCACCTGAATTAATTTTTGCAGCAGTAAAAACTCCCCTTCCTGATATTTCAGAATGCATGACAAATAGACCAGGTATGCGTTGCATATTGTATGAATAGCTAATTTGTAATAAAGCAAAATTACTACCTTTGAACTTCTATTTCAAAACTATGGTGGATGTTAAACTATTTTCGGGAACTCAATCCAGGTATCTAGCCAGTCAGATTGCTGACCACTATGGAGAATCTTTAGGCAATATGACCATCCAGAAATTTTCGGATGGCGAAATGCAACCAGTTATTAACGAATCCGTTAGAGGTACCTTTTCATTTTTTATTCAGTCCACCTTTTCTCCAGCTGATAATCTTCTGGAGCTTTTGCTGATGATTGATGCTGCCAAAAGGGCTTCCGCCGATTACATTACCGCTGTCATACCTTACTTTGGCTATGCAAGACAAGATCGCAAAGACAAACCAAGGGTGCCCATTTCCTCCAAATTGATTGCAAATTTGATTCAGGCCGCTGGTGCACACAGAATTATGACCATGGATCTCCACGCAGATCAGATTCAGGGGTTCTTTGATATCCCGGTGGACCATCTCAAATCGGAGGCCATTTTTATGCCTTTTCTGGAACAAACAGATCTCACAAATGCCATATTTGCCTGCGCGGATGTAGGAGGAGTCAAAAGAGCCAGAGCCTATGCCAAATATTTTCAAAAAGACCTGGTAATTTGTGACAAGTATCGCAAAAAAGCCAATGAAGTTGAAGGAATTACAGTTATCGGAGATCCTGCCGGTAAAGAGGTTTATTTGATTGATGACATAGTTGATACCGCAGGAACTTTATCAAAGGCCGCTGATGCATTGATCGCAAAAGGAGCTACAAAGGTAAAAGCCATTTGCACCCATCCTGTCTTGTCTGGAAAGGCATACGACATCATCGCAAATTCTGCCTTGGACGAACTGGTGGTTTCTGATACCATTCCATTGCTAAAGAGCTCTCCAAAAATAACTGTCCTGTCCTCTTCCAAACTTTTTGCAAGGGCCATCCGAAATACACATGAACACAGATCTATTACCGCTTTGTTTATGGATAAAGGATAAATGTTAGGCCCATAATAATTTATATATTAATTTATTTTATCATAAATTAATTCTCTTCGCTAGACTTTAACATTTCGTTGTTTAAATTTCAACTGTGGTAAAAAATATTTCTTACCTTTGCGCTCCTTTAAGTTAAATTAAAAGA
This window of the Saprospiraceae bacterium genome carries:
- a CDS encoding DUF11 domain-containing protein is translated as MKSLLCFFVNLMGLMICQAQVSGLVFRDYNLNGLRDSTDLYFEPGEQGMIVKLTDRFGNVLQTSSDSLGYFNFQTLAGPSYRIEFFPIKTMDFSGPINNAGTASSVRFIHEDPTFIIYGINYPEDYCRDAKIMTPCYVIGDPLHPNSDFKDLEAFVSWNASNGGKDFNSIVPQMQGGMADNLDKLSTAKEIGSCWGLAYQKQTNTIITSAVLKRHAGMGPQGPGGLYFIDGQTNTVIGSLDLNSIGVPSGLFPNNADRHLPQTFPPISADSLAFSSVGKISYGGMEISEDGKTLYIVGLHTKKLYSIFIDQPFRMPSLIDVDSFAIPQLNCQNGQFRPWAIRQRRGKLYIGGVCDASGIGGNSSDLIANVQEFDPINKSFTTVLDFSFDYEIIPDNPRFFPWVDVWDPMWPQAPAEFFQKPQPILSDIEFDGDDFMILGVMDRLSLQTGVNQMSTSGTGTYSVLSLGDLLRASLNRNTGKFELEHNASDGIRQTAGRNTGFGPGGGEYYHGDVAVDHALANIEPESLAGGLAHCPGSQLIISTSTDVYDSYTNGVVQLDNRYGSWEKRFQIIPADFTLYIGKSNALGDLKLRSTPAPLEIGNYVWRDLNGDGIQDPIEPPLPDITLELLHNGTVIGLATTNSLGQYIFSNAPPPADNPFPNSFIYGINELTENETYTVRIPDYSSQIGLVNLLATTAPGINPLLHEIDNNGLQNGIHIETQLKSGLFGHNNHSIDFGFNPQMHGEVSNPRINISPCNGQLGSFDLDITVDVMNGPVGDLMVVLSTGEKRRVPGKSMGTIQYTFKNIPTNGIEDVTLQIYYVNDTTIRLEIPNAFDQPAPCCENNYQICTNRENIIELSAPDGFQFYCWYISSSGTVISKLQNLPILSTTAGLEDSVETYYFIAIDSLGDTIRQHCGYTITMIECCGIKVTNQFQTECNNNGTLYDLTDDWFAVFLQVDNPDPGLSNQFEVVFNGDVMKTIPYGSGDVVGTSINRPFKADGQSIYKIIIRDVDNPTCQDSVITAISSCPAPQIKLEKSLISTEVQSDASYIVRYRITVHNEGDDVGFYNLIDDPEFDNDLIINSSFYTTNIPGKGGAALLGTGPWTLVSNQLIQPGTTHTISITFNVRAELSQNSQGDGIYTPCGTALGNLPSSGEGLFNRALLDLGADGSNDLIDTVCAELAILTLDKEILSTNQTEKNQHEILYRIIVKNNGGISGSYNLIDRPGWDDDISITSAELKTSFGMEILLPNNVPLIGWIIAQNRSLNPLGSDTFLLTIHGELDLNPSSLGNNSYRTCGWTNPLIPRTGEGLFNVAMLDLTNDLRPERRDSICGDLSQIIHTKSISGSNYHSDGTQTLTYQILVANEGGKSTQYSLWDKPQFDDDIVILDAKYTINSEPEQTIGNILPSSGWQLVSQKSLDGSKVDTILLQVHLMLDLSDSSPGDQVFNDCQYFGDQYIPENGLFNESLLDYNSDGIPDQRDTVCSQFDYYDLALRKISLNINPVNKGSNAAFRITVFNQGNQIAKKIQILDYLTLAYVFDPNNNPGWVKTNDSTLSFEISELAPGDSLNIDLILQTSSFIQDKPFDINASEIGSFLSIELKQTVDVDSSPDADKYNDNQPTPNGPDDDQIAGKRKFRIHEDEDDHDVATTSFFDLALRKVLVTPPPYRYNDILNFKISIYNQGNVASSKVDIVDYIPKGYQFEPSINPGWSYHGDKAIYTHTQEIVPGDSAEIFIYLTFIQTDHPSKWINEAEIQHSYIKYFHLIYFVQNDLDSKPDSIKGNDAGGYVKSDSDDHINDDGLDYNLDGITDEDDHDPAVPFVWDLALVKYLKSVAPHFPEQNLEFVITIHNQGTDTVGSVGILDYLTLAYQFDQSLNPGWVQNGKFLEYFLQSKINPGDSASISLFLKLNKGKRPLDDYINYAEIKSSSDIRGNDRTGFDLDSEESSDSDEERTVIPGGLDDNNTLRNGAAGVEDDHDPAVPEIFDLALRKTLLTNTPVKYGQEIEFKITIFNQGLIAASEIEIVDYLPEGLEFVLQANWNYNPVNRKAYYIWSGILESGDSIELSIRLRVHSKYSGGMELTNYSEIKSAKDYSGLIYTRDIDSFFDEDPFNDIGGEVESATDNHITDDGFDSDQDGIQDEDDHDPSFVPLVDFALIKEILTPYSVAVGDTVLFKMVVYNQGNIPSSRITVIDYINHAFEFPTNQFPGWAYNLQNNMEYTFQNTLLPGQSDSVYLRLKIGQVNQVSDLFNYAEILRVWDTIHQEIAHLDADSYPGSNTAREQEVIPSHPWDNVKDQGGNAVNQDEDDHDVAGVFGRAKLGDMVWHDKNANGIMDFGEEAIKGIVVQLFSLPNKSFIKSTSTNSNGKYLFEDLPPGNYYVRFIVPSPWIVTSALSGSNHELDSDLDGTFGNGTTRMITLNAGDEDLSWDLGLYQCMQISGAIFYDNNKDGIRQANESGINGLTIYLHDLSTKKVITTTRTAYDGKEPVFHDGNYRFCVKPGAYYIRAHALSGFVVTKFQQGTDQKIDSDLSEQFGPFTSIPISGLSCDTISNLGGGVFNPNWIKLEKEQIEKWDGNVDDSNNFYSITNKDTDHNDIVIYPNPAHNELYLHYPCDSEKGFLVEIMNLYGQNVPIFKMEYDQKNEYQKFDISHLLDGTYLIKVICNDVQTYRMLQKISSR
- a CDS encoding SET domain-containing protein-lysine N-methyltransferase — its product is MQRIPGLFVMHSEISGRGVFTAAKINSGDLIEVCPVIVIPENEVDVIHQTELHDYYFVWGKFDQEAAIALGFGSIYNHSYQPNAEFVYDEENGNIDFYAIEDILPGIEITVNYHGDPNCTDELWFDTTGKRIRRIRLPSTL
- a CDS encoding ribose-phosphate pyrophosphokinase; the encoded protein is MVDVKLFSGTQSRYLASQIADHYGESLGNMTIQKFSDGEMQPVINESVRGTFSFFIQSTFSPADNLLELLLMIDAAKRASADYITAVIPYFGYARQDRKDKPRVPISSKLIANLIQAAGAHRIMTMDLHADQIQGFFDIPVDHLKSEAIFMPFLEQTDLTNAIFACADVGGVKRARAYAKYFQKDLVICDKYRKKANEVEGITVIGDPAGKEVYLIDDIVDTAGTLSKAADALIAKGATKVKAICTHPVLSGKAYDIIANSALDELVVSDTIPLLKSSPKITVLSSSKLFARAIRNTHEHRSITALFMDKG